The genomic DNA TTCATCCATTACCAAAATTGCAGGGTCACTAAACTTACTTATTATGTATGGTGCTATACTTCGTACAACTATACCTGTAGCCATTATAAATACTATGTAATCAAATTTGCTAAATATTTCTCCTACAAAATCACTTAACTTCTTTTGAACTGTATGTACACATGTTTCTTCAACAACTAAATTACTTTTTTTATTTTTTACTTGATATATAACACAGTTATTTACTAGAGAATTTATCTTTAGAGCTAATTTTTTTCCATTTTCTGTAATACAGATTATAGCAATATTACCCTCTATATTCATGTTTGAAATCCTTATCATATAACTTTGAATTATTATACTCTTCTCCTAAAAATCTCCCAACCATTATTAAAGCAGTCTTATTTATGTTGTTTTCTTTAACTTTTACAGCTATATCACTTAAAGTTCCTTTAACTATTTTTTCATCTGCCCAAGTTGCTTTGTATATAACTGCTATAGGAGTATCTTTTGGATATCCACCTTCCAGTAATTTAGACACAACTTTCTCAATTTCTTGAACAGATAAAAATATTACCATAGATGTCTGATGCTTAGCATATGATTGTATTGATTCTTTCTCTGGAACCGGAGTTCTGCCTTCCATTCTTGTTATAATTACACTTTGAGAAATTTCTGGAACTGTATATTCAACCCCTAAAGATGATGCTGCTCCTAAAAAAGAACTTACTCCTGGAGTACAGTCATAATCTATATTCAATTTATTTAAATCTTCCACTTGTTCTCTAATTGAACCATATATAGAAAAATCACCTGTTTGCAGTCTTACAACAGATTTATTATTTTCTATACCTTCTCTCATAACATCTATTATCTCTTGTAAATCCATATGTGCACTATTATGTATTTGGCAATCTTCTTTACAGTATTCCAAAAGTTCAGGATTAACAAGTGAACCTGCATATATCACTACATCTGCATTACTTAATAATTTGTATCCTTTTAATGTTATCAGCTCTTTATCTCCAGGTCCTGCTCCTACAAAATGTACTTTATTCATCATCATTTTCCCCTTTTTCACAAGATATTATATATATAGGATTTAGTGGTTTAAAATATTCACCTTTTCCTAGTTTCTCTAGTTTAGAAACATTCAAAACACATACATCTATTTCTTTAAATCCATGCTTTTTAAGCAGTTTTAAAGTTTGATTAAATGTATCTATTATTATAAAATTAGCTACAAGTCTTCCTCCTGTAACGAGATTTTTTTTAGACCATTCTATTATTTCTTCCAGATTATTTCCTGTTCCCCCAAGAAAAATAGACTCAACTTTAACATTTAACCCTAGATTAATTGGAGCATATCCTTTTATCACTTCTATATTTTTTAAGTTGAATTTTTTTTTATTTTTCTCTATAAGCTCTATAGCATCATCATTTTTCTCTATAGATATAACCTTTAAATTAGGATAATTATATGCAGCTTCAACACTTACACTTCCTGTACCAGCCCCTATGTCTATGAGGTTTTTAGCATTTACTAAATTTAACTTACTTATTGATATTGCTCTAACCTCTTCCTTAGTAATTGGAACTTTACCTGTTATAAACTCACTATTCCTCATCTAAAATCACCACAACATTCATATCAAAATTGTCTATTCTTATTATCTCTTCTGGTTTTGCTATTGTTATTTTTTCATTGTCATATGACAGATTTTCTCCTACAACAATAATTTTATTTAGATTTCTATCTATTATTTCTCTACTTATTTGTTTTGGTCCTATCTTTGAATCTGTAACCATACATACTTTTTTATGTGATAATATGTAATCAAAATCTGGTACTTTGCCATGACTACTTGTAATATATACATCATTCATATCTACATATATTTTTGAAAATATGTACTGTAATGAACTAATCCCAGAAACCATGTTTAACATCTTATTATCAATATTTTTAGATAGATATCTACCTATCCCATATATTAATGGGTCCCCAGATGCTATTATTGATATTTGCTTTTCTTTATTGTTATTTATGTACTCTATAATTTCTCTTAAATTAGAATCCAGAACTATTTTTTCTCCTTCAAAATTTTTTATAGACTCTAAATTTCTTTTACCACCAATTAATACATCAGAAGTGGAAATTAAATTTTCACCTTTTTTTGTTATATAGTCTAAGTTGCCAGGTCCTAGACCTATTATGTTTATCATATAAAGACCTCCACTAAATCATCTGTATTATCCGATTTACCTAATAAAGACTTATCCATTGAAAATATGATTACTTCCACATCAATATCATCTGAATCTTCATTCAAGTATTGCTTTACTCTCTCCCTACATTTATTACTTAATATATTATATACTTCTCTATATTCACTATTATTTATTAGCTCTACAGCTTCTTCAGTAGTTACGCATTGATTTATTTTATTTAAAAATTCGTATCTAGCTCCCATTAAAGCTAAGTTTGCCACTAATATCTCACTTCTAGCATCTGCTACCTTACTATGAGTATTAAAAATACCAGCAGATACTTTTATAAATTTACCTATATGACCTGCCATTAAGATTTTCTTATATCCTATTCTTTGAGCTTCTTTAATCATATAGCCTATAAAATTACTTACCCTAACTACATACTTAATATCTAAGTTTAATTTTTCTCTTATAAACTGTTCTCCATGATTTCCTGGAACCAATATTATTTTATCTAAGCCTTGTTCTTTTTTCATCTGAAGTTCTATAGATAGAGACTTCTTCCAACCCTCATCACTCATAGGTTCAACAATCCCAGTTGTACCTATTATAGATATTCCTCCAACTATACCTAATCTTGGATTAAATGTTTTTTTTGCTACAGTTTCTCCTTGTGGAGCAAAGATTGTTATTTTTAAAACTTTATCATTTCCAAGTATAGATTCAAAATTATCTCCTATAAGCTTTCTTATTTCATGATTTATCATTTTAAGTGGAGTCGGATTTATAGCAGGCTTACCAACATCCACACTAAGCCCTTTTTTCGTAACCACACCAATACCAGTTCCGCCATAAACCCTAATAAACTTATAGAGCTCACTTTTACACTCACTATTGGTGCTTAAACTATCTATATCCTTTAGAGTAAGATACCCTTTGTTCTTATCATTTTTAGCTACAATTTCAGCTCTTGCATAAATATCCATGGTATGAGTTGCATCTATATCATCTCCACCATCTTTTTTTATGGAACATTCCACAAATGTATCAGAAATATTTATATTATCAACTTTTAGTAGTAATGGTATCCCCTTAGGAGTATCTATATTTATAGTATTGATTCTATTTTTTGTAATCAACATATATACAGCAGCCTTAGATGCACCTGTTGCACATGAACCTGTAGTATATCCTCTTCTATATTTTTTTCCATCTATATATACATATTCTTCCATATAGGTACCTACATAGTATATAATATAGCATTTACTATTGCTGCTGCTAAATTACTGCCACCTTTTCTACCTTTAGAAATTATATATGGTATATCTGTTTTTTCAACTTCATCTTTTGATTCTTGTGCTCCTACAAAACCTACAGGAACTCCTATAACTGCATCTAAATCTAATCTACCTTCTGATTTCATCTCCATAACTTTATATAAAGCTGTTGGAGCATTACCTAAAACGAATATTTTTCTTCCTTCTTCTTTAGCTGCAATTTCTACTGCTGCCATAGAACGAGTAATTCCTTTTTCTTTAGCTAATTTTACAGTTTCATCATCTGCCACTAAACATTTATACTTACATCCTAATGATTCTAACTTTCTTTTATTTATACCACTAAGAGCCATATTTGTATCAGTATAAATACTTGCATTATTTTTTAATGCATCTATTATACTATCAACTGCTTCTTCTGATATTTTTAATATATCTAAGTAATCAAAATCAGCAGTAGTATGTATAGCTCTTTTTATTATTTTTTCTTCGATATTATTCTTAAATTTATAATCTGGTCTAATTTCGTCTATTATTTCTTGTATCAATTCAAAACTTTTTTCTTCTATTTTCATAGGATTCTTTATGTATTCCATTCTATTTCCCCCTTAATTCCTCCATTAATTATGTTTTGTGTATAAATTTTATTATAGACAGAATTTATGTTAGATTCACATAAGGCATCTATCATCTTTTTATCATTCATAGACTTATCAATTAAAATACCTACTACAGTTCCACTGTGAGCAATATTTACTCCATATGCTCCATATTTTTTTGATATTTTTATTATTTCATTTAAACACTCTTTTTTTTCTATATTCTCATTTGCTAAGCTACTCAAAGTACAAGCCTCTCCAACTAGAGATAAATTATTTTTTTTCAATCCTTCTTCTAAAAGAGCAAATGATTTTTTTATTACTTCTTTATTCTCTACTTTTAATTTATTATAATCTTGCCTCAATCTAATCTTCATAGTATCTAGTACTTTGTTTGGTTCAAGTATTACAACTTTCGCATTGGTCAGATTTCCTAGGTATTTTATAACAGTTCCATTTAGAGGATTAAATATACTATTTTTATCTATAAATATAGAATCTGTTGGTTCTATTTCTGCTGCTAATTTAGAAATCTCCTCGCTACTTAAATCTTTATCTATCAATGATAATGTTGCCTTTATAGTAGCTCCTATATCAGCAGTTGAACTTGCCATTCCTTTTCCAACAGGTATTTTACTATTTATATTTAAAGAAATATTTTTAGTATATTTTTTAGGTAAATTAAATTTTTCAAATACCTTTTCAATTGCTAACCTTGACTTATATCTCCCTAAATTTATATCTACTAATTTTTCTTCAATATACACTTTAGAATACATATCTATTGCATATGAACATAAATATTCTTCATCATCAATTATACCTTGTACAAATTCTCCACAAGATGCTGGGCATATTCCATAAGATTTCATTTTAATCACCCAATAAATTTTTCATATTTTCTATAAGAATTTTGTTATCTTCATGAGATTTTATAGCCACTCTTATAAAACTATCATCTAATCCTATAAAATTAGATGCATCTCTAACTAATATGTTTCCTTGCTTAAACAAATCTTTTTTCAATTCTTTAGTTGTTTTTTTATATATTCTTATCAAGATAAAATTAGCATCTGTATCATAGACCTTTATATTTCTTATGTTTCTCAACTCTTGTAACATATATTTTCTTTCTTCTATGTAATATTCTTTACTATTTTTAATATACTCTTTATCTTCAAAAATAAAATTGGATAGTATATCTGCAAAAGAATTGATAGTCCATGGCTCTTTGTGTTCATAAATTTTGTTCATAATTTCAGTGTTGCTTGTAAGACCATATCCTAGCCTTAAACCAGGCATACCAAAAAACTTAGTCACAGCTTTAATTATAAATATATTTTTATTTGATTCTATATATTTAACCAAACTATATTTACTTTCATCTTCAACAAATTCCATGAAAGTTTCATCAATTATTAGTACCTTATTATGTTTATCTAGTAAATGAACAAGTTCCTTTAAATCTTGGACATTACCACTCGGATTATTAGGATTACATATAAATAAACTATCAAATCTTTTTATATTTTCTTTTATTATATCTATATTAAGTTTAAAGTTATTTTCTAAATCTAACTCTAAATCTATAATATCTAAATTATTTAACTCAGCACTTCTTCTATACTCTGAAAAAGTCGGATTTATTATAGCCAATTTTTTTTTAATACTCTTCATAAGCAAATAAATCACTTCTGTTGCACCATTGCCAGGTATTATAAAGTCTGGATTTATATCTATATATTTTGATATATTTTCTCTCAAGTTTGTATAATTTATATCTGGATAATTCCTACACTCTTCTAATCCTTTTAAAATGTATCTCTCTAAATTTGGTAATACATTTGGATTTATGTTTGAACTAAAATCAATTATTTCTTTTGGGTTTTTCCCATATAATCTTGCCATTTCATCTACATTGGCACCATGCCCTAAATCCTTCATCTATGTCCCCCTTAAGTTAACAAACAATAATTTATATAATTAAGTTAATTAAAATCATCCTACATAACACATATATTAGTGTAAATACCAACATAGATACAAATGAAGATGCATACATAATTTTATTAGTTTTAATTATATCTTCTTTATCTATCTCCCTAAGCTTATCCCCTATTGTTGGCTTATATACTTTTTCCCCAAAATAAACGTTGGTACCTCCTAGTTGTATTCCTAGAGCACCAGATACTGCACCTTCTGAAAAAGCACAATTTGGACTTTTATGATTCTTTCTATCTCTAATAGAGATTTTAAAACAGTTCCTATA from Clostridioides difficile ATCC 9689 = DSM 1296 includes the following:
- the cbiD gene encoding cobalt-precorrin-5B (C(1))-methyltransferase CbiD, translating into MEEYVYIDGKKYRRGYTTGSCATGASKAAVYMLITKNRINTINIDTPKGIPLLLKVDNINISDTFVECSIKKDGGDDIDATHTMDIYARAEIVAKNDKNKGYLTLKDIDSLSTNSECKSELYKFIRVYGGTGIGVVTKKGLSVDVGKPAINPTPLKMINHEIRKLIGDNFESILGNDKVLKITIFAPQGETVAKKTFNPRLGIVGGISIIGTTGIVEPMSDEGWKKSLSIELQMKKEQGLDKIILVPGNHGEQFIREKLNLDIKYVVRVSNFIGYMIKEAQRIGYKKILMAGHIGKFIKVSAGIFNTHSKVADARSEILVANLALMGARYEFLNKINQCVTTEEAVELINNSEYREVYNILSNKCRERVKQYLNEDSDDIDVEVIIFSMDKSLLGKSDNTDDLVEVFI
- a CDS encoding cobalt-precorrin-8 methylmutase; translation: MEYIKNPMKIEEKSFELIQEIIDEIRPDYKFKNNIEEKIIKRAIHTTADFDYLDILKISEEAVDSIIDALKNNASIYTDTNMALSGINKRKLESLGCKYKCLVADDETVKLAKEKGITRSMAAVEIAAKEEGRKIFVLGNAPTALYKVMEMKSEGRLDLDAVIGVPVGFVGAQESKDEVEKTDIPYIISKGRKGGSNLAAAIVNAILYTM
- a CDS encoding cobalt-precorrin-7 (C(5))-methyltransferase; its protein translation is MINIIGLGPGNLDYITKKGENLISTSDVLIGGKRNLESIKNFEGEKIVLDSNLREIIEYINNNKEKQISIIASGDPLIYGIGRYLSKNIDNKMLNMVSGISSLQYIFSKIYVDMNDVYITSSHGKVPDFDYILSHKKVCMVTDSKIGPKQISREIIDRNLNKIIVVGENLSYDNEKITIAKPEEIIRIDNFDMNVVVILDEE
- a CDS encoding serine/threonine protein kinase, with translation MKSYGICPASCGEFVQGIIDDEEYLCSYAIDMYSKVYIEEKLVDINLGRYKSRLAIEKVFEKFNLPKKYTKNISLNINSKIPVGKGMASSTADIGATIKATLSLIDKDLSSEEISKLAAEIEPTDSIFIDKNSIFNPLNGTVIKYLGNLTNAKVVILEPNKVLDTMKIRLRQDYNKLKVENKEVIKKSFALLEEGLKKNNLSLVGEACTLSSLANENIEKKECLNEIIKISKKYGAYGVNIAHSGTVVGILIDKSMNDKKMIDALCESNINSVYNKIYTQNIINGGIKGEIEWNT
- a CDS encoding pyridoxal phosphate-dependent aminotransferase yields the protein MKDLGHGANVDEMARLYGKNPKEIIDFSSNINPNVLPNLERYILKGLEECRNYPDINYTNLRENISKYIDINPDFIIPGNGATEVIYLLMKSIKKKLAIINPTFSEYRRSAELNNLDIIDLELDLENNFKLNIDIIKENIKRFDSLFICNPNNPSGNVQDLKELVHLLDKHNKVLIIDETFMEFVEDESKYSLVKYIESNKNIFIIKAVTKFFGMPGLRLGYGLTSNTEIMNKIYEHKEPWTINSFADILSNFIFEDKEYIKNSKEYYIEERKYMLQELRNIRNIKVYDTDANFILIRIYKKTTKELKKDLFKQGNILVRDASNFIGLDDSFIRVAIKSHEDNKILIENMKNLLGD
- a CDS encoding cobalt-precorrin-4 methyltransferase, producing the protein MNKVHFVGAGPGDKELITLKGYKLLSNADVVIYAGSLVNPELLEYCKEDCQIHNSAHMDLQEIIDVMREGIENNKSVVRLQTGDFSIYGSIREQVEDLNKLNIDYDCTPGVSSFLGAASSLGVEYTVPEISQSVIITRMEGRTPVPEKESIQSYAKHQTSMVIFLSVQEIEKVVSKLLEGGYPKDTPIAVIYKATWADEKIVKGTLSDIAVKVKENNINKTALIMVGRFLGEEYNNSKLYDKDFKHEYRG
- a CDS encoding decarboxylating cobalt-precorrin-6B (C(15))-methyltransferase, with product MRNSEFITGKVPITKEEVRAISISKLNLVNAKNLIDIGAGTGSVSVEAAYNYPNLKVISIEKNDDAIELIEKNKKKFNLKNIEVIKGYAPINLGLNVKVESIFLGGTGNNLEEIIEWSKKNLVTGGRLVANFIIIDTFNQTLKLLKKHGFKEIDVCVLNVSKLEKLGKGEYFKPLNPIYIISCEKGENDDE